The genomic interval GCGGGCGTCGCGGGTCCGAGCGCGTCGAGCTGGTTCTGCACGCCCTTCACCTCGCCCTGACGCCGCTGCATCTCCTCCGCGAAGCGTTGCTGCCGGGCCTGCCGGGCCTCCTGCATCTGCTTGAACCGGTCCGAGCCGTCGAGCACCGCCTGCAGGTCGACCACGCCCACGCCCGCGGCAGGGGTGGCGCTGGAGCCGGCTTGAGCCACGACGGGCTGCGGCCGCAGCTGCAGGAGGCCGAGCGCCAAGACGGCCGCGGCCAGCAGGAGAGTGAGCGTCTTCATGCCGCCAAGGTAGCGGGCACGGCTTCGCGCAGCGGACCGGGCGGCACGCCGCCGAGCCCTCCGGGGGCCGGCCCCTCGGCCGCGGCGCCGGCGGCGGCGCTCACTGGAACGGGATGTCCAGCGTGAAGGAGATCAGCTCGTCCTCGTCGCCCTCCTCGTCGAGCAGCGGGACGGCGAAGTCGATCGCGAAGGGTGCTTGGCTGAGGAACGGGATGGCCATCCGGATGCCGGCCCCGACGCTCACGCGCCAGCGGCCCAGGTCGACGGAGGTGTCGATGGTGCCCTGGTCGGTGAAGACCACGCCGCGGAGGTAGCGGTCGACCAGCGGGAACTCGTACTGCAGCGTGGTCAGCAGGCTGAAGCGGCCGCCGACGGCGTCGTCGCCGACCTGGCCGGTGTCGTTGCGGACGCCGCGGGGGCCGATCCCGCGGAAGTCGAAGCCGCGGAAGCTGCGGCCGCCGGCGTAGAAGCGCTCGAAGACCGGCGCCTCGTTCTCCTGGAGGATGTAGCCGGCGTCGACGCCGAAGCTGACGATCGTCCGGCGGTCGAGGTAGTCCTGATCGACGGTCCAGAACTTGGTGAAGCCGGCACTGAGCCGCGTGAACTCGAAGCTGCCGCCGAGGGCGCCCACCTGGTCGACGCCGAACTCGGTGCGGCTGCCGCGGCTGGGGGTGAAGAAGCTGTCGGCGGTGGAGCGGGTGAAGCTCAGTCCCAGCGAGGTGAGGTCGTTGTCGCCCTCGACCGCGAAGACGTCGACGGGGGCGTCCTCCTCGATGTCGGCGATGCGGATGCTGTTGTAGCGCCCGACCACGGCGCCCGACCACACGTCGCCGAAGCGGCGGCCGACCCCCACGCTGCCGCCGCCGCGCCGCTCGTCGAACTCGCGGCGGTCGCGGTCGTTGAAGAAGGCCGACAGCGAGAGCGAGAAGTCGCTCTCGAGGAAGGCGGGGTCGCGCCAGCTCACGGCGTAGCTGGAGTTGCGGGCGCCGGGGCTGGCGGTGAGGTTGAAGGTCTGGCCGGCGCCCCGGAAGCTCTGGCCGGTGACGAAGTCGCCGAGGGAGGCGGGCGTGTCGGTGATGTCGAAGTTGCGCTGCGTGAGGTCGATCGCGCCGCCGAGGCCCAGGTCGGAGCTGACGTTCGCGCCGAAAGCGATCGACCCGGTGTTCCGCTCCTGCACCTCGATGAGCACGTCGCGGACCGCGTCCCCGGGCTCGCCGAGGATCGTGACTGTCGGCTGGGCGAAGAGGGCGGACTCGGAGAGCCGCCGCCGCGTCTCCTCGAGCCCGACGGCGTCGAAGCGGCGGCCGGGCGTGAGCCCGCGGGTCTCGCGGAGGACGACCCGGGTGCGCGTCAGGTTGTTGCCGCGGACGTCGACCTTGCCCACGACCGCGGGCTCGCCCGGGTCCACGCCCACCTCCAGCGCCACTTCCGGCCGCTGGGGATCGAAGCGACGCTCGACGCGGGCCTCGGCGTCGAGGTGGCCCAGCCGCCCGTAGAGCGCCTCGATCGCCGCACCCGATTCCACCGACTTCTTGACGCTGAACACCGAGCCGGGCTTGAGGCTCATCGCCAGCAGCAGCTGCTCCTCGGGGATCAGCAGCGGGCTTGCCGCCCCCGCGCCGCCAGCGGGCACGAACCGGACCGACTTCACCGTGTAGCGGGCGCCCTCCTCGACGAGAAACGTGACGACGGCCCGCTGCTGGTCGGGCGAGACGTCGATGCGCGAGCCGACCTGGGCGTCGAGGTGGCCGCGGTCGCGGAGATACTCCCGCACGCGGGCGGCGTCGAGCTCCACCAGGTCGCGGTCGAGGTTGCCCTGCCGCAGCACGGGGATGCGGGTCGGCTGCTTCACCTCCTTGCGGAGCTCGTCGTCGCTGAAGACCTCGTTGCCCTCGAAGGCGATGCCGTGCACCCGGAGCTTGGGGCCCTCGCGGATGGTCAGCACCAGCGTCCGGTCACGCCGCAACGCCTCGCGGTCGACGCTCACGTCGGCGACGAAGAAGCCGCGTTTCCGATACAGCTCGCCGATCTGCCGCACGGCCCGCTCGACGAGGAACTCGTCCGCCGGATCGCCGGCCCGCAGCGTGACCGCGCTGCGCAGCGTGAGGTCGTCGACCGCTTTGTTCCCGCGGATCTCCACCCCCTCCAGCAGCGGCTGCTCCTCCACGCGGTACACGAGCCGCACGCCGCCGGCCACCGGCTCGACCTCGGCGAACACCTTCCGGAAGCGGCCCAGCCGCGTGAGCCGGTCGATGTCGTCGTTGACGCGGGCGGCGTCGTAGGGGTCGCCGGGGCTCATCCGGACGGCGTTGCTCGCGAGCGTCTCGGAGACGGTCTCCAGGCCGGCGAAGCCGACCTCGACCACGGCGCGGTCCGTCCAGGCGTCGGCTGCCTCCTGGGCGAAGCCAGCGGGGGCCGGGGACGCGGCGAGCAGGGTGAGGCAGAGCGTGAGGCTCCCCGCGAGGCGGCCGGAGCGTCGGCCCGGGCCGGCGGCCCTGCCGCCCGGGGTGTCTGGGCGCTGGGCGCGTGCCGTCGGGTTCACAGTCGGCCGATGGTAATGGCGGGCCGGCGGGCGCGTCGCAGCGGCGGGCCACCCTCCCGCGGCCCGCGGGGGTCGCCGGGGGCGGCGGCCCGCGGTGCGGTCCCGCATCCCCGACGGTTATGCTCCGGGGCACCCTTGAAGCTCCGCACGCGGCGGTGGCTTCGCCACCGCGGAGGCGCACCATGGAACAGGATCAAGCCGCGAGACGGATCGCCGGCAAAGCGTTCGTCCTCGGCGACGACATCGACACCGACCAGATCATCCCCGCGGAGTACCTCGCGTACAACCCCAGCGATCCCGAGGAGCGGAAGTTCTTCGGGATGTACGCGAACGTCGGCGTGCCCAAGGGCCAGTCGGGCTTGCCCGGCGGGAACCTCCGCTTCGTCCCCGAGGGCGAGTTCCACAGCGCGTACAAGATCGTGATCGGCGGGAAGAACTTCGGGTGCGGCTCCTCGCGGGAGCACGCGCCGCTCGCGCTGGCCGAGGCGGGCGTCGAGGTCGTCGTGGCCGAGTTCTACGCCCGGATCTTCTTCCGCAACAGCGTCAACGGGGGCTACCTGCTGCCCATGGAGGCAACGGAACGCCTCTGCGACGGCGCGGTCGAGACCGGCGACGAGTGCGAGGTGGACCTCGACGCCGCCACCCTCACCAACCGCCGCACCGGCAAGCGCTACGCGCTCAACCCGCTGGGCGACGTGCAGCCGATCGTCGACGCCGGCGGCGTCTTCGCCTACGCCCGGCAAGAAGGAATGCTCAGCTGAACGCGGCGGCCGGCGTGCTCGGGGACCTGATCGCCGCGGGCATTCCGGCGGAGGCCGACGCCCCCCTCGGTGCCCGCACGTGGTACCGCTGCGGCGGGCGGGCCGAGCTGCTCGTGAAGCCGCGGACCGTGGACGAAGCGGCGGAGATCCGGCGGCGGTCCGCGGATTCGGGCACGCCCTTCCGCGTGCTCGGCGGGGGGGCGAACCTGCTCGTGCCCGAGGGCGTGGTGCCGGGGATCACGGCGCGGCTGGCGGGCCCGGCGTTCGAGGGTGTCCGGCTGGAGGCGCAGCGGCTGGAGGCGGGGGCCGGCGTGGACCTGTACGCGCTCGTCACCGCCGCCACCCGCGCCGGCCTCGCCGGGCTCGCCCGCGTGGCGGGGGTGCCCGGCACCGTCGGCGGCGGCATCGCCATGAACGCCGGCGGCGCCCACGGCGCCCTCGGCGACCGCCTCGCCTCGGCGACGCTGCTCGACGCGGCGGGGCGGCTGGAGCGGGTGCCCCCGTCGGCGCTGCGCCTGGGCTACCGGACCAGCGAGCTCGGCGGGCGGCTCGTCGTCGCCGCGGCCTTCCTTCTGGAGCCGGAGGACCCGGCGTCGATCCGGGCCCGCGTCCGCGAGCGGCTGGCGCTGAAGAAGGCCGAGCAGCCGCTCGCCGCGAAGAGCGCCGGCTGCGCGTTCCGGAACCCCTCGGGCGCGTCGGCTTCGGTCGGCGATCCACAAGATCCGGGCAGTTGGGCGGCGGGCAAGCTGATCGACGCCGCGGGCTGCAAGGGGCTGCGGATCGGGTCCGCCCGGGTCAGCGAGCGTCACGCGAACTTCGTCACGGTCGATGCGGGCGGCCGGGCCGCCGACGTGCTGGCGGTGATGGACGAAGCGGCCCGCCGGGTGGCGGACCGCTTCGGCGTCGCCCTGGAGCGCGAGGTCGCGGTCTGGACGACCCGGCCTTCCCCGTGACCCGGGCCGCCCGCCTCCCGGCGGGTTCACCGCGGCAGCGGCAGCACGGCCGACCGCACCGCCGCGGGCGCCTCGCCCGCCGCCTCGGTCCAGTGTGCCGTGAGCCGCCCGCCCACCGCCGCCAGCAGCACGTGGCTCGGCAGGTCCGGCCCGCCGCCCGCGAACGCTGCCGGCTCCGACCAGGTCTCGCCGCGGTCCGTGGAGATGGCCGCCACGAGCGTCGTCCCTTCCGCCGCGTGGCGCGTCCACGCCGCGGCGACGACGCCGCCGCCGAGGGCGGCCATCCGCGGGTGGGTCGCCCCGTCGCCGCCGAGGCGGACCGGCGGCGACCAGCTCTCGCCGGCGTCGTCGCTGAAGGCCCGGTAAAGACCGGCCGCACCGTCTTGGCCGGTCCACACCGCGGCGAAGAGCCGGCCGCCGTCGGGCTCGGCGGCGAGGCCGGCGCCGACGTGCGGGCAGCCGTCGGAGGCCCAGCCGAAGCGGGCGACGGGGCTGCCGTCGCTCCACGTCCGGCCGCCGTCGAACGTCCGCGCGGCGGCCATGTCGCTGGGCTCGACGTCGCGGTACACGAAGACTTCCGCGCCCCCGACGGCCGCGAGGGCGTTCCAGCAGCAGGCGCAGCCGGCGGCGTCCACGACGACGGGCTCGGACCACGACGACGCGTCGGGATCGAACCGGGCCGAACGCATCGAGCGGGCGTCGTCGCTCGCGTCGATCCACACGAGGGTGAAGCCGCCGCCCGGGCTCGCCTGCAGCGCGGGGAAGCGGGCGCCGTGCGCTCCCGCCGGGTCGTCCGCCGGGAAGGGCGCGGGGTCGCCGGCGGGCGACCACGTCCGGCCGCCGTCGCGTGAGACCGCGGAGCCCAGCGGGCCCGATCCCCAGACGCCGGTGCCGCGGCCGGGCCAGACCGCCAGCAGCGTGTCGCCGGCCGCGGCGATCGCCGCGTCCTCGCCGCGCGAGACCTTCTTGATCGGTGGGCCGGCCGGATCGCCCTTGACCGCGACGGGCGGAGACCACGCGGCGCCGCCGTCGGCCGAGCGGTCGTACGCGAGGCTCATCGTCTTGCCGTCGGCGTTGGCGTGGCCGACGAGCCGGTGCAGGACGCCGCCGTCGGCGACGACGGCGAGGCTGGCGGCGGGCGCCGGGCGGGTGCCCCCGGCCGCCGGCCCGCAGCCGCCGAGCGGGAACACGGCGGCCAGCGCCGCGGCGGCGAGCACCTTCAGCAGATGAGGCGTCAGTGCAGGTCCCACAGGCCGTCCTTGTAAGCGGGGTCGCGGCGGTCGAACACGTTGTTGCCGGTCCACACGCCGACGGGGCCGGCATAGAACGGCGGCTCCATGCGGCGCGTGTCGGCGTGGCCGTCGAGCCAGGCGACGCTCGCCCGCTCGCCGTGCCGGGCGTTGGGCCGGCACTCGAAGCTGCCGGCGTCGGGCCGCCCCTTCCAGCTCGGCGGCCAGAGGTGCGTCGCGTCGCGGGGCTGGCCGAGGTCGTTGATCCCGCCGTCGGCGAGGCCGACCGTGTCGGAGGGGGCGCGGACCTGGTGGATCCGCTTTCGGTTGAGGTTCGTGTTGAAGCCGTAGCTCGCCTCCAGCACGACCCGCCGGCTCGGATCGAGAGGATCCGGCCGGGTGGGGTTGGCGTTCTCGGGGCAGTTCCAGACGTCCGCGTCGCGGTGCTCGGCGTTGGTCGCGGTCTGCTCCAGGTAGGGGACGAGCAGCATCTTGCGGTCGGTGCCGGGGCTCCAGGAGACCCACCGGCCGCCGTGGTCGTCGGCGAACATCAGGGCGGCTTGGCCGATGCTCCGCGCGTTGGCGAGGCAGGCGACGCCGCGGCCGGCGCCCCGGGCGGCCCCGAGCGTGGGGAGGAGGATGCCCACGAGCAGGGCGATGATCGAGATCACCACCAGCAGCTCGACGAGCGTGAAGCCCCGCGGGGCGGGGGAGGCGCCGGCGCGGCGCAAAATCGAAGAAGGCAAGAGAATCCTTCCGGCCGGGCGGCCGAACGGGGGGAGCGCGAGCGGCCGGCGGCCGCGCGTCGCGCAGGGGAAGAGACGCCGACGCGGACCCGGAGGCCCGCGCGCAGCGCCGTCGCGGTTCAGCCCGCGGCCGGCGGCGCCCGCCCGGCGAGCCGCCGCAGCGGCGCGGGCTCGGCGGGGCGGTGGGCGTCGTCGCGCTGCGCCGCGAGCCAGTCCAGGCGCTCGCTCGACGCGATCAGCACCAGGCCCGGCGCGGGCAGGTCGAGCGTGCCGCTGAAGTGGCAGATCGGGCAGGAAGAGCCCGGTTCCGCGGGGCCGCCGGGTGCGGGCGTTCGGCCGGGGTTCTCGCCGCCGGGCAGCACCAGCACGCAAAGCGGGCAGAGCACCTCGCCGCCGGGGGAGGCGGCGGCCGTGCCGCCGAGGCGGGCCGACCAGGCGTCGCGGTCGTGCATCGGGATCACCGCGCAGAACAGCACCCCGAGCCAGGCGCACGTCGCACAGGTGAAGAGGCGTTGCAGCATCGGGAGCCGGCGGGGCCGGCGGGAGACGTTACCCGCGGGTCAGCCGCGTGGCGGCGCGGCGCCGAGCCGGTCGGCGTCGGTCGGGTTCGGGCGCGGGCTCAAGCCTGCACGAAAGCCGGACCCGAGGCGTCGTACCCGTCGGCGGGGTGCAGCCGCATGCCCGGCGTCCGCGGGTCGCCGCCGAGGGCCGGATCGTCCGTGTCCCGCATCCAGCCGTCCAGCCGCGCCCGCATCTCGGCGAGCTCGCGGGCGTAGCGCGGATCCGCGGCGACGTTGCACGCCTCCGAAGGATCAAGAAACAGGTCGAAGAGCTGCTCGTCGGGGCGGGGCCCGTCGAGCACGCCCGCCGCGTGCAGCCGCGTCTTGCTCGGGCCGTTGTCGATGTTCGGGAGCACGGCGTGCGGCGGACGATGCGCGTCCAGCCGGCGGATGTAGCTGTGCCGGGCGGTGCGGACGCTCCGCATCGGCTCGTGCGCCGCGTGGTCGTTCACCTCCGCGAAGACGGCGTCGCGGACGGCGGCGGGGTTCTGCGGATCGTCCAACGCCGGGCGGAGGGTTCTGCCCTGGGCCCAGGCGGGCGTGTCGATGCCCGCCGCCTCGCACACCGTCGGCAGCAGGTCGACGTGGCTCACCAGCGAGTCGACCACGACGCCCTCGGGCAGGCCCGCGCCGGCCATCAGCAGCAGCACGCCGGTGCCGTGGTGGGTGAGGTTGCACTTCATGTGCGGGAACGCAAGGCCGTGGTCGGTGGTGACGAAGACCAGCGTGTTCTCCTGGAGGCCCGCGGCGTCGAGCGCGTCGAGGATGGCGCCGTGGTAGCGGTCGAGCCGGGCGACCGCGGCGGCGAAGTCGGCGAAGTCGGCGCGGGTGGCGGGGGTGTCGGGCAGCGGCGCGGGGACGCGGGCGTAGCGTGAATCGCCGGCCGGCGAGCCGCCCGCGTTGTGCCACTGCTCGTCGGCCGGGCCCGCCCCGGGCTTCGGCGTGCGGTGCGTCGCGAAGAAGCCCACGTCCAGCAGGAAGGGCTTGCCCGCGGCGGCGCCGCCCGCGCGGTCGCCTCCGCTGCGCCGACGCAGGAACCCCGCCGCCACCTCCACCGTCGCCTCGTCAAGCCCCGCCCAGTCGTGCGGATCCACCCCGCGTCGCTTTCGGAACAGCTCGTCCGTGTACCCGAGGTCGCGCATCGACGCCCCGTCCTCCAGCGTGTGGACGTGCTGCAGGCCGGCGAGGACCGTCTCGTACCCCGCGTCCCGCAGCACCGCCGGCATCGTCCGCTCCGGCTGCTCCAGCCGCCCGCCGCGGTGCGTGAGGCCCATCATCCCGTTGCTGTGGGCGTAACGGCCCGAGAGCAGGCAAGCCCGGCTCGGCGAGCACGTCGGGTTGTTGCAGAAGGCCTGCCGGTAGGTGACGCCCCGCTCGGCGAAACGCTGGAGATTCGGCGTGTCGACCGCGAAGCCGTAGGGGCTGGCGTGCCGGCCGGTGTCGTGGCTGTGCAGGTAGAGGACGTTCGGGCGCGTCATGGGCGGCATTCTGGCGTGCGGCGGAGGGCCGGCGACGGGCGCCCCCCCCGCCCCCGACCCCGGTGTCGATCCGCGTTCATCTGTGGCTGGTCCCTCGCCCCTGGCGGTGACGCGCTTCGGGACAGTCTCCAGGCCCGCGCGGCCGCGTGCCCGGCCGCGGGGCGAGGCTTAGCGTCCGCCCGCGCATGCGACGGCGAAACCCTCCATCACCGCCTTGGGCGGCGGCCGCGGCGGCGGTGGCCGGCGTGCTCGCGGTGGCGGGGGTCCTGCTCCGGGACCGCTTGGCGGAGCCCGGCGGCGCGGCGTTTTTCGGGGGCCTCGCGGCAACCGGGCTCGCGTTGCTGATCCCCGGCGTGCTGCTGGCGCCGCGCCGGCCCGCGGCGGGTCGCCTCCGGCGGGGCATGGCCCGCCTGTCGGACTTCTGGCTCGTGGCGGTGCCCGGCCTGCTGGTGCTGCACCTGCACCTGCTCGCCGTGACGGGGCGGCCGACCTGGTTCTACGCGTGGCTCCTCGTGGACCGCACCGCCCACGCCTGGGCGGGCCCGGAAGGCCTCACGCCCAACCTCGGGCTCTTCCTGCCGGTCGCCGCGTCGATGGGGCTGGCGATGGTCGCGGTCCGGCTCGCGGTGGGGCGGCTGCGGGGGCGCCGCCTGCCGGGCCGGGTGTACGCCTTGCTGCTGGCGGGCGGCGCCGCGGTGGCGTTGCACCCCGCCGGCTGGGCTTCGGCTCCCGGCGGGAGCCCCGGCGGCTGGGAGCGGGCGCTGCCGGAGGTGACCGGGCCCACGGGGGAGGCCACGCGGGACACCGTGCTGATCGTGCTCGAGTCGCTGCGGGCGGACGTGCTCGAGCCCCGAACGATGCCCCGCGCGTCGGCGCTGGCCGAGGGCGGCCTGGTGCTCGGGCGGCACCACGCCGGGGCGAACAGCTCGCTGCTCGGGCTGCACGGCCTGCTCACCGGCCGCCCGGCGGCACACGCCGAGGCCGACCTCGCCGCCGGCGTGATGCCGCCGCTGCTCGCCGCCGCGCGCCGAGCGGGTTACCGCACCGCGTGGTTCGACGGCGGCCACGAGGCGGCGGGAGCGGGCGGCTTCGGCCGGCTCGCCGGCCCGGCGTTCTTCGACCGCCACCACGCCGGCGCGAACGACGACTGGGCCGCGGGCGACGCCTGGGCGCTCGACCGCCTCGCCGACACCCTGGCCGAGCCAAACCGCCCGCCGGTGTTCGCCGTCGTCTTCCTCGTGGCCACGCATTTCAACTACCCGCCACCGCCGGCCGACGAACGCCGCTTCGCGCCCGCCGCCGGCGACGGCGGCCTGCTCGTGCCGCGGCCGCCGACCGGTCCCTTCCGCACGCCGGTCGTCAACCGGTACCGCAACGCCGTGCACGCCGCCGACGCGCGGCTCGGCCGCTTCCTCGACCGGATCGACCTCGACGCCACCCGCATCGCCCTCACCGGCGATCACGGGCAGAGCCTCTACGACGACGGGACGATCGGCCACTGGAGCCGGCTCAGCGACGCGCAGACGCGCGTTCCCTTCTTCCTGACCGGGCCGGGCGTGCCCGCCGGCCGGATCGACGCCACCACCGCCCACGCGGACGCCGCGGCCCTGCTGCTGCGGGTCCTGGTGGGCGCGCCGATCGATCTCGCGCCTCCCGAGCGGCCGACGCTGCTCGTGCAGTCCAATCCGGTCCGCGGCACGGAGGACTGGGTCGTCCTGGAGGGTGGCCGCCGCACCGCCTGGCTCCGCCGCGGCGACGCCTTCCGCCTCCTGGGTCCGATCGACACGCTCGGCCGGCTGCGACCGACGCCACCGCCCGGCGACACCCGCGTCACGCGGAGCGGCTGACCTCGGAGCGATCCAGCCCGCAGCGCCCGCCTCCGACCCTCAGCCGGCGCGAGCCGGGGCACCGGAGGGTTCCTCACTTCGCCTCGAGCCAGTCCGCGCCCACGCTCGCCTCCACTTCCAGCGGGCAGCGGAGCGTCATTGCAGAGGACATCACCTCCCGCATCACGCCGGCGAGCTCGTCGGCCCGGCCGGCGGGGGCCTCGGCGACGAGCTCGTCGTGGACCTGCAGCAGGACGCGGAGCGGGAGGTCCTCGCTGCGGATCCGCCGGTCCAGGTCCACCATCGCCGTCTTGATGAGGTCCGCGGCGGAGCCCTGCACGACGCTGTTGATCGCCAGCCGCTCGGCGAGGCTGCGCTGGTTGGGGTTGCGGCTATCGATGCCGTCGATGACGCGGCGGCGGCCGAGGATCGTGGTGACGAAGCCGCTGTCGCGCGCCTGCGTCACGCACTGCTGCAGGAACCGGTCGATGCCGGCGTAGCGGGCCTTGTACGCGTCGATGAGCTCGGCGGCGCCGGCGTTGTCGAGGCCCTCGATCCGGCGGGCGAGGCCGAAGGCGGTGACGCCGTAGACGATGCCGAAGTTGATCGTCTTGGCGGCGTTCCGCTGCTCTTTCGTGACGCCGGCCTCGGCCACCTTGAAGACCTCGGCGGCGACCGCGGTGTGCACGTCGCGGTTCTCGGCGAAGGCTTCCAGCAGCGCTTCGTCTTCGGAGAGGTGCGCCAGCACGCGGAGCTCCACCTGGCTGTAGTCGGCGGCGATGAGCTTCATCCCCTCGGGCGCGACGAAGGCCGAGCGGATCTGCTTGCCCGTCTCGGTGCGGATCGGGATGTTCTGCAGGTTCGGGTCGCTGCTGGAGAGCCGGCCGGTGGCGGCGCCGGTGGGGTTGAAGGAGCAGTGGACGCGGGAGTCGCCGAGCTGCTGCGCGGCCGCCTGCAGCTGGGCGAAGTAGGTGCCGGTGAGCTTGCTGAGCATCCGGTACTCGAGCATTCCGGCGGGGAGGCCGTGGGCGGCGGTCGGGACGTTCGGCAGCGCCCCGTCGGCGGCGAGCCCGCTGAGCTTCTCGAGCACCTCGGCGTCGGTCGAGTAGCCGGTCTTGGTCTTCTTCTGCACGGGGAAGCCGAGGCGGTCGAAGAGCAGGGCGCCCAGCTGCTTCGGGCTGTCGAGGCTCGGCGGCTCCTCGCCCTCGGGCGTGGGCGAGGCTCCCTCGACGGCCGCCTCCATCTCCGCCTTCAGCTCGTCGGCCCGCTCCGCGAGGCGGGCCCGCTGCTCCTCCAGGCGGTCGGGATCGACGAGGATGCCGGCCCGCTCCATCTCGAAGAGGATCGGGACCAGCGGCATCTCGACGTTCCTCGCCAGCTCCAGCACGCCGTTCTCCGCGCAACGCTTCTCCAGCAGGTTGCAAAGCCTCAGCGTGACGTCGGCGTCTTCGGCGGCGTAGGCGGTGACCCGAGCGAGGTCGCACGCGGCGATGGACTTCTGGGGCGGGTCGGCCTTCTTCCGCGGCTTCTCGCCGATGACCGCGGCGATGGGGATGCAGCGGTGGTCCAGCTCGGCGAGCGCGAGCGCGTCCATCCCCAGCCCCGGGGCGTTGCACAGGAAGGCGGCGACCATGCTGTCGAAGACCGGGCCTTGCACCTCGACGCCGCCGTGGGCGAGCACGTGCAGGTCGTACTTGAAGTTCTGGCCGAGCTTGGCGACGGACGCGTCTTCGAGGAGCGGGCGGAGCAACTCGATCACCTCGGCTTCGCCGAGGTGCGTGTCGGGTTCTGGCGAGAGGACGGGGATGTACACCGCCTCGCCCTCCTTCCAGCTCATCGAGACGCCCGCCAGGCCGGTGTGGTGGC from Phycisphaera mikurensis NBRC 102666 carries:
- the polA gene encoding DNA polymerase I yields the protein MPDAKPETVYLIDGHYQFFRAYHAIRGGMTSPVTGEPTGAVFAFTAMLLKFFDTCRPTRAALVIDSDEPTFRHALDPAYKGNRIAPPEDFKPQIPVMIEIARGFGLPVLAVPGAEADDIMATLADRLTAADPALRVTLVSKDKDLEQVISDRVVLYDVQTQEVRDEPGLLEKKGITPAQAIDYQALIGDTSDNVPGVEGIGPKTASKLLEKFGDLDGVIAGVPTLKGKQRERLEAAIASGQLALSKQLVTLMRDVETGFDADDAAVSIDAIDDAALLALFERCGFNGHPRELARLKRTADNPEASLGRAKQPDPREEAPAGGLFATPAAEDEPQDDDARYPAFANAGYTCLTSRTAVEQAVEDARSAGRVAVDTETLGMGHHTGLAGVSMSWKEGEAVYIPVLSPEPDTHLGEAEVIELLRPLLEDASVAKLGQNFKYDLHVLAHGGVEVQGPVFDSMVAAFLCNAPGLGMDALALAELDHRCIPIAAVIGEKPRKKADPPQKSIAACDLARVTAYAAEDADVTLRLCNLLEKRCAENGVLELARNVEMPLVPILFEMERAGILVDPDRLEEQRARLAERADELKAEMEAAVEGASPTPEGEEPPSLDSPKQLGALLFDRLGFPVQKKTKTGYSTDAEVLEKLSGLAADGALPNVPTAAHGLPAGMLEYRMLSKLTGTYFAQLQAAAQQLGDSRVHCSFNPTGAATGRLSSSDPNLQNIPIRTETGKQIRSAFVAPEGMKLIAADYSQVELRVLAHLSEDEALLEAFAENRDVHTAVAAEVFKVAEAGVTKEQRNAAKTINFGIVYGVTAFGLARRIEGLDNAGAAELIDAYKARYAGIDRFLQQCVTQARDSGFVTTILGRRRVIDGIDSRNPNQRSLAERLAINSVVQGSAADLIKTAMVDLDRRIRSEDLPLRVLLQVHDELVAEAPAGRADELAGVMREVMSSAMTLRCPLEVEASVGADWLEAK